A genomic segment from Rhinatrema bivittatum chromosome 19, aRhiBiv1.1, whole genome shotgun sequence encodes:
- the RCN3 gene encoding reticulocalbin-3, translated as MKLLGTLCLLALSALWVLCKPTQEKKDRIHHSKDLSDHHHDDSQGYQYDHEAFLGKEEAKTFDQLTPEESKERLGKIVNKIDKNKDNFITHEELQEWIKRSQNRYIYENVNKHWRDYDKNQDNRISWEEYKNTTYGYYAAAEEEFSDLEDKDTYRRMMKRDERRFKQADRDGDMIATREEFTAFLHPEESDYMKDLVVTETLEDMDKNGDGLVDVDEYISDMYSAENDEPEPDWVASERQQFLDVRDLNKDGKMDHSEVSYWILPSQYDPIDVESKHLIYESDKDKDEKLTKQEILDNWNMFVGSQATNYGEDLTRRHDEF; from the exons ATGAAGCTCCTGGGTACCTTGTGCCTGCTGGCCCTCTCTGCCCTCTGGGTCCTCTGCAAACCCACTCAGGAGAAGAAAGACCGGATCCACCACAGCAAAGACCTGAGTGACCATCATCATGACGACAGCCAGGGCTACCAGTACGACCACGAAGCCTTCTTGGGCAAGGAAGAAGCCAAGACCTTCGACCAGCTGACTCCAGAGGAGAGCAAAGAGAGATTGGG GAAAATCGTCAATAAAATAGACAAAAACAAGGACAACTTTATCACTCACGAGGAGCTGCAGGAGTGGATCAAGCGCTCTCAGAACCGCTACATCTACGAGAACGTCAACAAGCACTGGAGAGACTACGACAAGAACCAGGATAACAGGATCTCCTGGGAGGAGTACAAGAACACCACGTACGGCTACTATGCAG CTGCAGAGGAGGAGTTCAGTGACCTGGAAGACAAAGACACTTACAGAAGGATGATGAAACGCGACGAACGCCGCTTCAAGCAGGCCGACAGGGATGGCGACATGATCGCCACGCGGGAGGAGTTCACCGCCTTCCTCCACCCCGAGGAGTCAGATTACATGAAGGACCTGGTAGTCACG GAAACGCTGGAGGACATGGATAAGAACGGAGATGGCTTGGTGGACGTGGACGAATATATCA GCGACATGTACTCTGCGGAGAATGACGAGCCGGAACCAGACTGGGTGGCATCGGAGCGCCAGCAGTTTCTGGACGTCCGTGATCTGAACAAGGACGGAAAGATGGACCACAGCGAGGTCAGCTACTGGATCCTGCCCTCTCAGTACGATCCCATCGACGTGGAGTCCAAACATCTGATCTACGAGTCTGACAAAGATAAG GATGAGAAACTGACCAAGCAGGAGATCCTGGATAACTGGAACATGTTTGTTGGGAGCCAAGCAACGAATTATGGGGAGGATCTGACCCGAAGACACGATGAGTTCTGA